Proteins from one Halopseudomonas pelagia genomic window:
- a CDS encoding electron transfer flavoprotein subunit alpha/FixB family protein, with product MTILVIAEHNNAELNAATLNTLAAAKAIGGDIDVLVAGEGCSAVADQVAKAEGVTKVLLADNAAYGHQLPENLALLIAEVGKSHSHILCAASTNGKNYAPRVAALLDVDQISEIIAVDSADTFKRPIYAGNAIATVQSSASVKVITVRATGFDAVAAEGGSASVEAVSSVQDAGVSSFVGEELAKSDRPELAGAKIVISGGRGMQNGDNFKHLYSLADKLGAAVGASRAAVDAGFVPNDMQVGQTGKIVAPNLYIAVGISGAIQHLAGMKDSKVIVAINKDEEAPIFSVADYGLVADLFEAIPELESKV from the coding sequence ATGACGATTCTAGTTATTGCTGAACACAACAACGCCGAACTGAATGCCGCGACGCTGAACACCCTGGCTGCCGCTAAAGCAATAGGTGGTGATATCGACGTACTGGTCGCTGGCGAAGGCTGCTCTGCCGTCGCTGATCAAGTCGCCAAGGCCGAAGGCGTGACCAAGGTCCTGCTGGCGGACAACGCAGCCTACGGCCACCAGTTGCCGGAAAACCTGGCGCTGCTGATTGCCGAAGTGGGCAAGAGCCACAGCCACATCCTCTGCGCTGCCAGCACCAACGGCAAGAACTACGCCCCGCGCGTTGCTGCGCTGCTGGACGTGGATCAGATCTCCGAGATCATTGCGGTCGATAGCGCTGATACCTTCAAGCGCCCGATCTATGCCGGTAACGCGATTGCCACCGTGCAGTCCAGCGCCTCGGTCAAGGTCATCACCGTGCGTGCCACCGGCTTTGACGCCGTGGCGGCCGAAGGCGGTAGCGCCAGCGTAGAAGCGGTTTCCAGCGTCCAGGATGCCGGTGTATCGAGCTTTGTTGGCGAAGAGCTGGCCAAGTCCGACCGTCCCGAACTGGCCGGTGCCAAGATCGTCATCTCCGGCGGCCGTGGCATGCAGAACGGTGACAACTTCAAGCACCTGTACTCGCTGGCCGACAAGCTCGGCGCCGCTGTGGGCGCTTCGCGTGCTGCGGTAGACGCAGGCTTCGTACCCAACGACATGCAGGTCGGTCAGACCGGCAAGATCGTCGCGCCGAACCTGTATATCGCTGTCGGTATCTCCGGTGCGATTCAGCACTTGGCCGGTATGAAGGACTCCAAGGTGATCGTCGCGATCAACAAGGACGAAGAAGCGCCGATCTTCTCGGTAGCTGATTACGGTCTGGTAGCGGATCTGTTTGAAGCGATTCCGGAGTTGGAAAGCAAGGTTTAA
- a CDS encoding glutamine--tRNA ligase/YqeY domain fusion protein: MNKPETTAPAHFLRQIVRADLESGKHSKIVTRFPPEPNGYLHIGHAKSICLNFGLAQEFGGDCHLRFDDTNPAKEEQEYIDAIKQDVEWLGFQWAGNVRYASDYFDQLHAWAIELIKSGKAYVCDLTPEQAREYRGNLTEPGRNSPFRDRAVDENLDLFARMTAGEFADGAKVLRAKIDMAAPNMNLRDPILYRIRHAHHHQTGDKWCVYPSYDFTHGQSDALEGVTHSICTLEFEDHRPLYEWCLNNLPVPATPRQYEFARLNLNYTVTSKRKLKQLVDEGHVDGWDDPRMSTLSAFRRRGYTPGSLREFCERIGVTRSDAVVDMGVLEFCIREDLDASAPRAMCVLRPLKVTITNYPEGQTEQLHLPRHPKDDMGVRELPFSRELYIDQDDFMVEPPKGYKRLVPGGEVRLRGSYVIRADEAVTDEQGNIVELLCSYDPETLGKNPEGRKVKGVIHWVPAAQSVECEVRLYDRLFRAPNPDKNEEGNTFLENINPDSLVVLKGCRAEPSLASAEAEERFQFEREGYFCVDRKDSRPGQPVFNRTVTLRDSWGQ; this comes from the coding sequence ATGAACAAACCGGAAACTACCGCACCCGCCCACTTCCTCAGGCAGATCGTTCGGGCTGACCTGGAAAGCGGCAAGCACAGCAAAATAGTGACCCGTTTCCCGCCTGAGCCAAACGGCTATTTGCACATTGGTCATGCCAAATCCATCTGCCTGAACTTCGGCCTGGCCCAGGAGTTCGGTGGTGACTGTCATTTGCGCTTCGATGATACCAACCCGGCCAAGGAAGAGCAGGAATACATCGATGCGATCAAGCAGGATGTGGAGTGGCTGGGTTTCCAGTGGGCTGGCAACGTGCGCTACGCCTCGGATTATTTCGACCAATTGCATGCCTGGGCCATCGAGCTGATCAAGTCTGGCAAGGCCTACGTTTGTGATCTGACGCCGGAACAGGCGCGCGAATACCGCGGCAATCTGACCGAGCCGGGCCGCAACAGCCCGTTCCGTGATCGCGCTGTGGATGAAAACCTGGATCTGTTCGCGCGCATGACAGCGGGTGAGTTTGCCGATGGTGCCAAGGTGCTGCGGGCGAAGATCGACATGGCTGCGCCGAACATGAACCTGCGTGATCCGATCCTGTATCGCATTCGCCATGCGCATCATCACCAGACCGGTGACAAGTGGTGCGTGTACCCCAGCTATGACTTTACCCATGGTCAGTCGGATGCGCTGGAAGGGGTTACCCACTCCATCTGTACTCTGGAATTCGAAGATCACCGGCCGTTGTATGAATGGTGCCTGAACAACCTGCCGGTGCCGGCCACGCCGCGTCAGTACGAATTCGCGCGCCTGAATCTGAATTACACCGTGACCAGCAAGCGCAAGCTCAAGCAATTGGTCGACGAAGGTCATGTGGATGGCTGGGATGATCCGCGCATGTCGACCCTGAGCGCGTTCCGTCGCCGTGGTTATACACCCGGCTCGCTGCGCGAATTCTGTGAGCGTATCGGTGTGACGCGCTCCGATGCAGTCGTGGATATGGGCGTGCTCGAGTTCTGTATCCGTGAAGATCTGGATGCCAGCGCGCCGCGCGCCATGTGCGTGCTGCGTCCGTTGAAAGTGACTATCACCAATTACCCGGAAGGCCAGACCGAGCAGCTGCATCTGCCGCGTCATCCCAAAGACGATATGGGCGTACGCGAGCTGCCGTTCAGCCGCGAGCTGTATATCGATCAGGACGACTTCATGGTCGAGCCGCCCAAGGGCTACAAGCGCCTGGTGCCAGGCGGCGAAGTGCGCTTGCGCGGCAGTTACGTGATCCGTGCCGATGAGGCGGTGACCGACGAGCAGGGCAATATCGTTGAGCTGTTGTGCTCATACGACCCGGAAACGCTGGGCAAGAACCCCGAAGGTCGTAAGGTCAAGGGCGTTATCCATTGGGTGCCTGCAGCGCAAAGCGTCGAATGCGAAGTGCGGTTGTACGACCGCCTGTTCCGTGCGCCGAATCCGGACAAGAACGAGGAGGGTAATACCTTCCTGGAAAACATCAATCCTGATTCTCTGGTGGTGCTCAAGGGCTGTCGCGCCGAACCGTCATTGGCGAGCGCCGAAGCGGAAGAGCGCTTCCAGTTCGAGCGTGAAGGCTATTTCTGTGTTGATCGCAAGGATTCCAGACCGGGCCAGCCGGTATTCAATCGTACCGTGACACTCAGAGACTCCTGGGGCCAATAA
- the cysS gene encoding cysteine--tRNA ligase, producing MTLSIYNTLSKTKAPLKPLEDNHVRLYVCGMTVYDYCHIGHARVMVAFDVVARWLRFRGYKLTYVRNITDIDDKIIRRANENGESFLDLTGRMIAAMHEDEARLNVLRPDMEPKASDHVPGMHAMIQTLIDKGYAYAPGNGDVYYRVAKFVGYGKLSRKKIEDLRIGARVEVDEAKEDPLDFVLWKGVKPGEPSWASPWGDGRPGWHIECSVMSNCCLGDTFDIHGGGPDLVFPHHENEIAQSEAANEKPYAMAWMHAGAVRVDGEKMSKSLGNFFTIREVLEKYHPEVVRYLLVSSHYRSAINYSEDNLKEAKGALERFYHALKGLPQAPAAGGEAFVERFGAAMDDDFNSPEACAVLFDMVREVNRLKDTDMEAAAGLAARLRELAESLGLLQLEPDTFLRAGAEGRVDADAVELLIKQRLQARADKNWAESDRIRDELTAMGVVLEDGKGGTTWRLAD from the coding sequence ATGACGCTGTCGATCTACAACACCCTGAGCAAGACCAAAGCGCCACTCAAGCCGCTGGAAGACAACCACGTACGCCTGTATGTGTGCGGCATGACCGTGTATGACTACTGCCATATCGGTCACGCCCGGGTGATGGTGGCCTTTGACGTGGTCGCCCGCTGGTTGCGCTTTCGCGGTTACAAGCTGACCTACGTGCGCAATATCACTGATATTGACGACAAGATCATTCGCCGCGCCAACGAGAACGGTGAAAGCTTCCTCGACCTGACCGGCCGCATGATCGCTGCCATGCACGAGGACGAGGCGCGGCTGAATGTGCTGCGCCCGGACATGGAGCCCAAGGCCAGCGATCATGTGCCGGGTATGCATGCGATGATTCAGACGCTGATCGACAAGGGCTACGCCTACGCGCCGGGCAACGGTGATGTTTACTATCGGGTCGCCAAGTTCGTGGGCTACGGCAAGCTGTCGCGCAAGAAAATTGAAGACCTGCGCATCGGTGCGCGGGTGGAAGTTGATGAGGCCAAGGAAGACCCACTGGATTTCGTGCTCTGGAAGGGCGTGAAGCCCGGTGAGCCGAGCTGGGCATCGCCCTGGGGCGATGGGCGTCCGGGTTGGCACATCGAATGTTCGGTGATGTCCAATTGCTGCCTGGGCGACACCTTCGATATTCACGGTGGAGGGCCGGACCTGGTGTTCCCGCACCATGAAAACGAGATCGCCCAGAGTGAAGCGGCCAACGAAAAGCCCTACGCCATGGCCTGGATGCATGCCGGTGCGGTCCGGGTAGACGGCGAGAAGATGTCCAAATCACTGGGCAACTTTTTCACCATTCGCGAGGTATTGGAGAAATATCACCCGGAAGTGGTGCGTTATTTGCTGGTCTCCAGCCACTATCGCAGCGCGATCAATTACTCCGAAGACAACCTCAAGGAAGCCAAGGGTGCGTTGGAGCGTTTCTATCACGCACTGAAAGGCTTGCCCCAGGCGCCTGCCGCTGGCGGCGAGGCTTTTGTCGAGCGCTTTGGCGCGGCCATGGATGATGACTTCAACAGCCCTGAAGCCTGCGCGGTCCTGTTTGATATGGTCCGCGAGGTTAACCGCCTCAAGGACACAGACATGGAGGCAGCGGCTGGCCTGGCTGCGCGCCTGCGTGAATTGGCCGAAAGTCTGGGCCTGCTGCAGCTGGAGCCGGATACCTTCCTGCGTGCCGGCGCCGAGGGCCGGGTAGATGCCGACGCTGTTGAGCTGCTGATCAAGCAACGCCTGCAGGCACGCGCGGACAAGAACTGGGCCGAATCAGACCGTATTCGTGACGAACTGACTGCGATGGGTGTGGTACTGGAAGATGGCAAGGGCGGTACTACCTGGCGACTGGCGGACTGA
- a CDS encoding transglutaminase N-terminal domain-containing protein — translation MKYQLRHSTLYEYSGPVSLSHNEARILPRNLPWQWCTNAKLDISPNPVRMRERIDFFGNRVVYFSLESLHEELQVNVTSDIETRPRPTQDFFSTIAWEQAVRETAADIRYSNRDCLEARLFMLDSPFIHQHESLANYALSSFAAGRNLLDAVLDLNQRIFNEFVYDPDFTTVATPLKEVLASRRGVCQDFAHLAIGCLRSLGLAARYISGYMETMPPAGQEKLLGADATHAWLAVFIPGWGWLEIDPTNGCVPDERYIVLGWGRDFADVTPLKGVMTGGGEHKLTVAVDVLPVREEALVSLPI, via the coding sequence ATGAAATACCAGTTACGCCACAGCACGCTCTATGAATACAGCGGCCCGGTCAGTCTGAGCCATAACGAGGCGCGCATTCTGCCGCGCAATCTGCCTTGGCAATGGTGTACCAACGCCAAGCTGGATATCTCACCGAATCCGGTGAGAATGCGTGAACGTATCGATTTCTTCGGTAACCGGGTGGTGTATTTTTCCCTCGAGTCGCTACATGAAGAGTTGCAGGTAAACGTCACCAGCGATATCGAAACCCGACCGCGGCCGACGCAGGATTTCTTTTCTACCATTGCCTGGGAACAGGCCGTGCGCGAAACCGCAGCTGATATTCGCTACAGCAATCGTGATTGTCTGGAAGCGCGGCTGTTCATGCTCGACTCGCCCTTTATCCATCAGCACGAAAGTCTGGCCAACTATGCGCTGAGCAGCTTTGCTGCAGGGCGCAATTTGCTGGATGCAGTGCTGGATCTCAATCAGCGCATATTCAACGAATTTGTCTACGACCCGGACTTCACCACAGTGGCTACGCCGCTCAAGGAAGTGCTCGCCAGTAGGCGCGGTGTTTGCCAGGATTTCGCTCATCTGGCCATTGGCTGCCTGCGGTCGCTGGGACTTGCCGCACGCTATATCAGCGGTTATATGGAAACCATGCCCCCAGCAGGCCAGGAAAAGTTGCTCGGCGCCGATGCTACCCATGCCTGGTTGGCGGTATTTATTCCCGGCTGGGGCTGGCTGGAGATCGATCCCACCAACGGCTGTGTACCGGATGAGCGCTACATCGTGCTCGGCTGGGGCCGGGATTTTGCCGATGTGACTCCGCTCAAGGGGGTGATGACCGGTGGTGGTGAGCATAAGCTGACAGTGGCGGTGGATGTTTTGCCGGTGCGGGAAGAGGCTTTGGTGTCCTTGCCGATTTAG
- a CDS encoding electron transfer flavoprotein subunit beta/FixA family protein has product MKILVAVKRVVDYNVKVRVKADNSGVDLANVKMSMNPFCEIAVEEAVRLKEKGVATEVIAVSVGPVAAQEQLRTALALGADRAILVESADDLSSLAIAKLLKAVVDKEQPQLVILGKQAIDSDNNQTGQMLAALSGYGQGTFASAVEVSGESVKVTREIDGGLQTVDLKLPAIVTTDLRLNEPRYASLPNIMKAKKKPMENLKPEDLGVSVSSTVKTIKVEAPAARSAGIKVKSVDELVDKLKNEAKVI; this is encoded by the coding sequence GTGAAGATACTCGTCGCCGTTAAGCGCGTGGTCGATTACAACGTCAAGGTTCGCGTCAAAGCGGACAATTCCGGTGTCGATCTCGCCAACGTCAAGATGTCCATGAACCCCTTCTGCGAAATCGCCGTGGAAGAGGCCGTGCGCCTGAAAGAAAAAGGCGTTGCGACTGAAGTAATCGCCGTTTCCGTCGGCCCCGTGGCCGCCCAGGAGCAACTGCGTACTGCACTGGCTCTGGGTGCTGACCGAGCCATTCTGGTCGAGTCCGCCGATGATCTGAGCTCGCTGGCCATTGCCAAGCTGCTCAAGGCCGTTGTCGACAAGGAGCAGCCCCAGCTGGTCATCCTCGGCAAGCAGGCTATCGATTCCGACAACAACCAGACCGGCCAGATGCTGGCTGCGCTGAGCGGCTACGGCCAGGGCACCTTTGCCTCTGCTGTCGAAGTCTCCGGCGAGAGCGTCAAGGTCACCCGTGAAATCGACGGCGGCCTGCAGACCGTTGATCTGAAACTGCCAGCGATCGTCACCACTGACCTGCGCCTGAACGAGCCGCGCTACGCGTCGCTGCCGAACATCATGAAGGCCAAGAAAAAGCCGATGGAGAACCTCAAGCCGGAAGATCTCGGCGTGAGCGTGTCTTCTACCGTCAAGACCATCAAGGTCGAAGCGCCGGCTGCCCGCAGCGCGGGTATCAAGGTCAAGAGCGTCGACGAGCTGGTCGACAAACTCAAGAACGAAGCCAAGGTGATCTGA
- a CDS encoding SDR family NAD(P)-dependent oxidoreductase has translation MQGKVALVTGAGSAEGIGFATARLLFEAGASLVLTSTTNRIFDRQRALDDSGERCLAHVADLTDADQVEELVQRAMQQFGRIDILINNAGMTQTGVDTPLPELFHKLPFLQWQREFDLNLNTCFHVTRAVLPHMLQSGYGRIVNIASVTGPLVTFPGTAGYSAAKSGMVGLTRAVAHEVAGQGVTVNAVAPGWIATHSSQPEEIAAGLHTPVGRPGTPEEIARVVVFLASEGCSYLTGQMLVVDGGNSLREIKG, from the coding sequence ATGCAAGGCAAGGTAGCACTGGTCACCGGTGCCGGGAGTGCCGAGGGCATTGGTTTCGCTACCGCGCGGTTGCTGTTCGAGGCGGGTGCCAGTCTGGTGCTGACCTCGACCACCAACCGGATATTTGATCGCCAGCGAGCGCTGGATGACAGTGGTGAGCGCTGTCTGGCGCACGTCGCCGATCTGACAGATGCCGATCAGGTGGAGGAATTGGTCCAGCGGGCAATGCAGCAGTTTGGCCGCATCGATATCCTGATCAACAATGCCGGGATGACCCAGACCGGTGTCGACACACCGCTACCCGAACTGTTTCATAAACTGCCCTTTCTGCAATGGCAGCGCGAATTCGATCTGAACCTGAATACCTGCTTTCACGTAACCCGCGCGGTGCTGCCGCATATGCTGCAAAGCGGCTACGGGCGCATAGTGAATATTGCATCGGTCACCGGGCCCCTGGTGACTTTCCCCGGCACCGCCGGTTACAGCGCAGCTAAATCCGGCATGGTCGGGTTAACGCGTGCGGTGGCGCATGAAGTAGCAGGGCAGGGTGTAACGGTGAACGCCGTGGCGCCAGGCTGGATAGCGACTCATTCCAGTCAGCCGGAGGAAATCGCAGCGGGTTTGCATACGCCGGTAGGGCGGCCAGGCACGCCGGAGGAAATCGCGCGTGTGGTGGTGTTCTTGGCAAGTGAAGGTTGCAGCTATCTGACCGGGCAAATGCTGGTGGTGGATGGCGGTAACAGCCTGCGGGAAATCAAGGGCTGA
- a CDS encoding UDP-2,3-diacylglucosamine diphosphatase, translating to MRYLFISDLHLETERPDITRAFLYCLEHRARQADELYILGDFFEVWLGDDDPNPLAAQVISVLAELAESGVKVFVMHGNRDFLIGKRFCRAARCTLLPDPYVANLNGERVLLMHGDSLCIDDLGYMKMRRLLRNPLSLFILRNLSLKQRHKIGRKLRSESQIQTRQKPSDITDVNLGQVAQVMREHQVRTLIHGHTHRPAVHTLMIDGEPAERIVLGDWDKAGWVLEVDEDGKRLESFPL from the coding sequence ATGCGCTATCTGTTTATTTCAGACCTGCATCTTGAAACAGAACGCCCGGACATCACCCGGGCGTTTCTGTATTGCCTGGAACATCGTGCCCGCCAGGCCGACGAGCTGTATATTCTCGGCGATTTTTTTGAAGTCTGGCTCGGTGACGATGACCCTAACCCTCTAGCCGCCCAGGTAATCAGCGTGCTTGCCGAACTGGCTGAGTCCGGGGTTAAAGTGTTTGTGATGCATGGCAACCGCGATTTTCTGATCGGCAAACGCTTTTGCCGCGCCGCCCGCTGCACCCTGCTCCCCGATCCCTATGTCGCCAACCTCAATGGCGAGCGCGTGCTGCTGATGCATGGCGACAGCCTGTGCATTGATGACCTGGGCTACATGAAGATGCGCCGCCTGCTGCGCAACCCGCTGAGCCTGTTTATTCTGCGTAATCTGTCGCTCAAGCAGCGCCACAAGATCGGCCGCAAGCTACGCTCGGAAAGCCAGATTCAAACCCGCCAGAAACCCAGCGACATTACCGACGTCAATCTCGGTCAGGTAGCGCAGGTGATGCGCGAGCATCAGGTACGCACCCTGATTCACGGCCACACCCATAGACCCGCGGTGCATACCTTGATGATTGATGGCGAGCCGGCCGAGAGGATTGTGCTCGGGGATTGGGACAAGGCTGGCTGGGTATTGGAGGTCGATGAGGATGGCAAGCGACTGGAGAGTTTTCCGCTTTAG
- a CDS encoding peptidylprolyl isomerase, with amino-acid sequence MVKLHTNHGVITLELFADKAPETVANFEQYVRDGHYDNTIFHRVISNFMVQGGGFEPGMKQKEARAPIKNEADNGVANAMGTVAMARTMEPHSASAQFFINVADNGFLNHSAPTVQGWGYTVFGKVVEGMDVVNKIKAVPTTMRAGHQDVPADDVIIERAELTE; translated from the coding sequence ATGGTCAAGCTGCATACCAACCACGGTGTCATCACCCTGGAACTCTTTGCCGACAAGGCGCCGGAAACTGTCGCAAACTTCGAGCAGTACGTGCGTGACGGTCATTACGACAACACCATCTTCCACCGCGTCATCTCCAACTTCATGGTTCAGGGCGGCGGTTTTGAACCAGGCATGAAGCAGAAAGAAGCCCGCGCGCCTATCAAGAACGAGGCCGACAATGGCGTAGCCAACGCTATGGGCACCGTCGCCATGGCCCGTACCATGGAGCCACATTCCGCCAGCGCGCAGTTCTTTATCAACGTGGCTGACAACGGCTTCCTCAACCACAGCGCGCCTACTGTCCAAGGCTGGGGTTACACGGTATTCGGCAAGGTGGTTGAAGGTATGGACGTGGTCAACAAGATCAAGGCCGTTCCCACTACCATGCGCGCCGGCCATCAGGACGTTCCCGCTGACGATGTGATCATCGAACGCGCCGAACTGACCGAGTAA
- a CDS encoding electron transfer flavoprotein-ubiquinone oxidoreductase, producing MEREFMEFDVVIVGAGPSGLAAACRIKKQAAETGQEVSVCVVEKGSEVGAHILSGAIFEPRALEELFPDWKELGAPLNTPVTRDDIYMLTSEEKSSKVPGLFVPKTMHNEGNYIISLGNLCRWMAQQAENLGVEVYPGFAAQEALIDENGVVTGILTGDLGVDREGNPKEGFYTPGMELRAKYTLFAEGCRGHIGKQLIKRFNLDSDADAQHYGIGIKEIWDIDPAKHEEGLVVHTAGWPLDITKNENTGGSFLYHIEDNQIVVGLIVDLSYSNPHLSPFDEFQRYKHHPVIKQYLEGGKRVSYGARAICKGGLNSLPKMVFPGGALIGCDLGTLNFAKIKGSHTAMKSGMLAADAVLDALKAGRTGGDELTGYVNGFKSSWLYDELFGSRNFGPAIHKFGPLLGGAFNFVDQNLFGGKIPMTLHDTTPDYACMKKAADAPKIAYPKPDGVISFDKLSSVFLSNTNHEEDQPVHLQLKDPSIPIEKNLPLYDEPAQRYCPAGVYEVVTADNGDKRFQINAQNCVHCKTCDIKDPSQNINWVAPEGTGGPNYPNM from the coding sequence GTGGAACGCGAATTCATGGAGTTTGACGTTGTCATCGTAGGCGCAGGGCCTTCTGGTCTTGCCGCCGCTTGTCGCATCAAGAAACAAGCAGCCGAAACCGGCCAGGAAGTCAGCGTTTGCGTTGTAGAGAAGGGTTCCGAAGTTGGCGCTCACATCCTCTCTGGGGCAATCTTCGAGCCGCGCGCTCTGGAAGAGCTCTTCCCCGATTGGAAAGAGCTGGGTGCTCCGCTGAACACCCCCGTCACCCGTGACGATATCTACATGCTGACCAGCGAAGAGAAATCAAGCAAAGTGCCCGGTCTGTTCGTACCCAAGACCATGCACAACGAAGGCAACTACATTATCTCCCTGGGCAATCTGTGCCGCTGGATGGCTCAGCAGGCCGAGAACCTGGGCGTAGAAGTCTACCCGGGCTTTGCCGCTCAGGAAGCGCTGATCGATGAAAATGGCGTAGTGACCGGCATCCTCACGGGCGACCTGGGCGTTGATCGTGAAGGCAACCCGAAGGAAGGCTTTTACACTCCAGGCATGGAACTGCGTGCCAAGTACACTTTGTTCGCTGAAGGCTGCCGCGGCCACATTGGCAAGCAGCTGATCAAGCGCTTCAATCTCGACTCCGACGCAGATGCCCAGCATTACGGTATCGGCATCAAGGAAATCTGGGACATCGACCCAGCCAAGCACGAAGAAGGCCTGGTAGTGCACACCGCCGGCTGGCCGCTGGATATCACCAAGAATGAAAATACAGGTGGTTCCTTCCTGTATCACATCGAAGACAATCAGATTGTTGTCGGCCTGATCGTTGACCTGTCCTACAGTAACCCACACCTGTCACCCTTCGATGAGTTCCAGCGTTACAAGCACCACCCGGTGATCAAGCAATACCTGGAAGGTGGCAAGCGCGTTTCCTATGGTGCCCGCGCCATCTGCAAAGGTGGTTTGAACTCGCTGCCGAAAATGGTCTTCCCCGGTGGCGCATTGATCGGTTGCGATCTGGGCACGCTGAACTTTGCCAAGATCAAGGGCAGCCACACGGCCATGAAGTCCGGCATGCTCGCAGCAGACGCGGTACTGGACGCGTTGAAAGCAGGTCGTACTGGTGGTGATGAGCTGACCGGTTACGTCAACGGCTTCAAGTCCAGCTGGCTGTACGATGAGCTGTTCGGTTCACGCAACTTCGGTCCGGCGATTCACAAGTTCGGTCCTTTGCTGGGTGGCGCGTTCAACTTTGTCGACCAGAACCTCTTCGGCGGCAAGATCCCGATGACCCTGCACGACACTACGCCGGATTACGCCTGCATGAAAAAGGCTGCCGACGCACCCAAGATTGCCTACCCGAAGCCGGATGGTGTGATCAGCTTCGACAAGCTCTCTTCGGTATTTCTGTCCAATACCAACCATGAAGAAGATCAGCCTGTTCACCTGCAGCTCAAGGACCCAAGCATTCCGATCGAGAAAAACCTGCCGCTATACGATGAGCCAGCTCAGCGTTACTGTCCGGCCGGTGTTTACGAAGTCGTCACCGCTGATAACGGCGACAAGCGCTTCCAGATCAATGCTCAGAACTGTGTTCACTGCAAGACCTGTGACATCAAGGATCCTTCGCAGAACATCAACTGGGTAGCGCCTGAAGGTACTGGCGGACCGAACTACCCTAATATGTAA